In Chloroflexota bacterium, a single window of DNA contains:
- a CDS encoding DedA family protein: MNFIDLGKLIADHGTTVVYVILFAIIFAESGLFFGFFFPGDSLLLTAGLFAYKGVELTGGGELKLSLWVLMPLLFVAAVLGDNVGYWFGRKAGPPLFKRPKSLLFRPKNLQAAKVFYDKHGGKTITLARFMPFIRTFVPIVAGAVNMEWRRFTFFNLFGGFLWAIGVTLAGYSLGRLIPPDVLDKYFLIIVLVIIVVSLLPAAIHLWRTERHEIFAFVKTRVLRRPAAGKSASADKKDEPGT; the protein is encoded by the coding sequence ATGAACTTCATTGATTTGGGTAAACTGATAGCAGACCACGGGACTACCGTTGTCTATGTCATCCTTTTTGCCATCATTTTTGCGGAATCCGGCCTATTCTTCGGGTTCTTCTTCCCAGGTGACAGCCTGTTGCTCACCGCCGGACTGTTCGCCTACAAAGGAGTGGAGTTGACGGGCGGGGGAGAACTGAAGCTCAGTCTATGGGTACTGATGCCGCTGCTCTTTGTGGCAGCAGTGCTGGGTGACAACGTGGGCTACTGGTTTGGCAGAAAGGCGGGGCCGCCGCTCTTCAAACGCCCGAAGTCGTTGCTCTTCCGGCCGAAGAATCTACAGGCAGCCAAGGTATTCTATGACAAACACGGCGGCAAGACCATCACGCTCGCCCGGTTTATGCCCTTCATCCGCACCTTTGTGCCCATCGTGGCGGGCGCGGTGAATATGGAATGGCGCCGCTTCACGTTCTTCAACCTGTTCGGCGGCTTTCTCTGGGCAATCGGGGTGACGTTAGCAGGCTATTCGCTGGGCCGGCTCATCCCACCCGATGTCCTCGACAAGTATTTCCTCATCATTGTCCTGGTCATCATCGTTGTGTCGCTGCTGCCGGCTGCCATCCACCTCTGGAGAACAGAACGGCACGAGATCTTCGCCTTCGTGAAGACACGCGTCTTGAGAAGACCGGCTGCCGGGAAAAGCGCGTCGGCTGACAAAAAGGATGAACCGGGAACATAG
- a CDS encoding AAA family ATPase — MIPSKLLLRNFMCYRDNVPALHFDGIQLACLCGDNGHGKSALIDAITWAPQNITCSICSLVYALQFKVDVSPACQVFR; from the coding sequence ATGATACCCTCAAAGCTCCTCCTGCGCAACTTCATGTGCTATCGGGATAATGTGCCCGCACTCCACTTTGATGGCATTCAGCTGGCCTGCCTTTGTGGAGATAACGGCCATGGCAAGTCCGCCCTGATCGATGCCATTACCTGGGCACCCCAGAATATCACGTGTAGCATATGTTCCTTGGTATATGCTCTACAATTCAAGGTAGATGTCTCCCCGGCTTGTCAGGTCTTCCGTTAA
- the kdpB gene encoding potassium-transporting ATPase subunit KdpB: protein MAQDTQITGDKPIKGTATGSLKRQAAFGWQIYRQAIIDAFLKLNPRYMVRNPVMFVTEVGGVLTLILFVQALLGHGEAKASFIGGVSLWLWLCVLFANFSEALAEGRGKAQAAALRRTRQETQAKKLRHPKHGAEYDLVPSTLLRQDDAFLVEAGDVIPADGEVIEGIASVDESAVTGESAPVIRESGGDRSAVTGGTRVLSDWLIVRVTASPGEGFLDHMISLVEGAKRQKTPNEIALNIMLAAFTMVFLIVCATLLPYSLYSTEVNHQGTPITITVLVALLVCLIPTTIGGLLPAIGIAGMDRLIRRNVIALSGRAVEAAGDVDVLLLDKTGTITLGNRQAVAFIPVEGVSDHELAEVAQMASLADETPEGRSIVLLAKERYGLRGGADGVGPQAMHFTPFSAHTRMSGVDMDGLSIRKGAADAIRAYLEEQGKQVPPEVQTRVDHIARAGGTPLVVARNGEVVGLVHLKDIVKGGIKERFARLRTMGIKTVMITGDNPLTATAIAAEAGVDDFLAQATPETKLQLIREYQTGGRLVAMTGDGTNDAPALAQADVGVAMNTGTQSAREAANMIDLDSNPTKLIDIVETGKQLLMTRGALTTFSIANDVSKYFAIIPAAFASTYPALKTLNFMHLATPQSAVMSAVIFNALIIMALIPLALRGVSYRPLGAAKLLRRNLLIYGVGGLIAPFIGIKLIDMILVALQLA, encoded by the coding sequence ATGGCACAAGACACGCAGATAACAGGTGACAAACCAATCAAAGGCACGGCAACTGGGTCTCTGAAAAGGCAAGCTGCTTTCGGATGGCAAATCTATCGCCAGGCGATTATTGATGCTTTCCTGAAACTCAATCCCCGCTACATGGTACGCAACCCGGTCATGTTCGTCACCGAAGTGGGTGGTGTATTGACTCTCATCTTGTTCGTGCAGGCGCTTCTCGGGCATGGTGAGGCTAAAGCCAGCTTCATTGGCGGCGTGTCGCTCTGGCTCTGGCTTTGTGTACTCTTCGCCAACTTCTCTGAAGCGTTGGCCGAGGGTCGCGGTAAAGCCCAGGCTGCTGCGCTGCGTCGTACACGCCAGGAGACCCAGGCCAAGAAGCTCAGGCATCCGAAGCACGGGGCTGAATATGATCTGGTTCCTTCCACTCTACTGCGACAGGACGATGCATTCCTGGTAGAGGCCGGTGATGTTATCCCGGCCGATGGTGAGGTGATTGAAGGAATCGCCTCGGTGGATGAGAGCGCTGTCACGGGCGAGAGCGCCCCTGTTATTCGTGAATCGGGTGGGGACCGGAGCGCTGTCACCGGCGGGACGCGCGTGCTATCAGACTGGCTGATAGTGCGAGTAACGGCCAGCCCCGGTGAAGGATTCCTCGACCACATGATCAGCCTTGTGGAAGGAGCAAAGCGGCAGAAGACGCCCAACGAAATTGCCCTCAATATCATGTTAGCGGCATTTACTATGGTCTTTCTCATTGTCTGCGCCACGCTGCTGCCTTACTCACTGTACAGTACTGAAGTGAATCATCAGGGCACACCGATTACCATCACGGTGCTCGTGGCATTACTGGTCTGCCTTATCCCAACCACCATCGGCGGGTTGTTGCCGGCCATCGGTATTGCCGGGATGGATCGCCTTATCCGCCGCAATGTCATTGCCCTATCCGGCCGTGCGGTGGAAGCGGCTGGAGATGTCGATGTGCTGTTGCTGGACAAGACAGGCACTATTACTCTGGGTAACCGCCAGGCGGTGGCGTTCATACCAGTTGAGGGTGTAAGCGACCATGAACTGGCAGAAGTGGCGCAAATGGCTTCACTGGCTGACGAAACCCCCGAGGGTCGCAGCATAGTGCTGTTGGCCAAGGAAAGGTATGGGCTGCGAGGAGGTGCCGATGGCGTTGGACCTCAGGCCATGCATTTTACGCCGTTCTCGGCGCATACGCGTATGAGTGGTGTGGATATGGATGGACTGAGCATCCGCAAAGGCGCTGCTGATGCCATCAGGGCTTACCTTGAGGAGCAGGGAAAACAAGTGCCGCCGGAAGTGCAAACTAGAGTGGATCACATTGCTCGTGCCGGCGGCACACCGCTGGTGGTGGCACGCAATGGCGAAGTCGTAGGTTTGGTTCATCTGAAGGATATCGTCAAAGGTGGCATCAAAGAGCGCTTTGCGCGTCTGCGCACCATGGGCATAAAGACAGTTATGATTACCGGCGATAATCCACTCACAGCAACTGCGATTGCTGCTGAAGCGGGAGTGGACGACTTTCTGGCGCAGGCCACTCCAGAGACTAAGCTCCAGTTGATACGTGAGTATCAGACTGGCGGACGGCTTGTAGCTATGACCGGCGATGGCACAAACGATGCTCCGGCATTAGCACAGGCCGACGTGGGTGTGGCAATGAATACCGGGACACAGTCGGCTCGCGAAGCTGCCAATATGATCGATCTGGATAGCAATCCCACTAAATTGATCGACATTGTGGAGACAGGCAAGCAACTGCTGATGACGCGGGGGGCTTTGACCACGTTCAGCATCGCAAATGACGTGTCCAAGTATTTCGCCATTATCCCAGCAGCCTTTGCCAGCACTTACCCCGCCCTGAAAACGCTGAATTTCATGCATTTGGCCACGCCGCAGAGTGCCGTCATGTCGGCGGTGATATTCAATGCCCTGATTATCATGGCACTCATTCCGTTAGCCCTGCGGGGTGTGTCCTATCGTCCGCTCGGGGCGGCCAAACTCCTGCGTAGAAACCTGTTGATCTACGGGGTGGGAGGGTTAATCGCGCCATTCATTGGTATCAAACTGATTGACATGATCTTAGTAGCTTTACAGTTGGCGTAG
- the kdpF gene encoding K(+)-transporting ATPase subunit F, translated as MNVLYIISGVISVGLLVYLVLALLKPEWFK; from the coding sequence ATGAACGTCCTCTACATTATTTCAGGCGTAATTTCTGTGGGCCTGTTGGTATACCTCGTCTTAGCGCTTTTGAAACCGGAGTGGTTCAAATGA
- the ffh gene encoding signal recognition particle protein, with translation MFELLSEKIGAVFKKLSGKGGLTEKDVDEALRQVRLALLEADVNLKVVKEFTAKVRERVLTSQVLQSLSPTQQVVKIVHEELTAILGGGQSTLTTAGHPPSVLMLVGLQGSGKTTTAAKLGLHLRHSGQRPLLVAADTRRPAAIDQLVILGKQLDIPVYAEDQKSAPPDICAHSIQRAKELAATWLVVDTQGRLHIDEALMEELVEVKKVLQPSEILLVVDAMTGQEAVRVAEEFNTKVGLTGLILTKMDGDARGGAALSIKSVTGVPIKFIGTGEKVDALEPFYPDRISSRILGMGDMLTLIEKAEKVVDEKWAKDMEKKLRTATFTLEDFLSQLQQVKKIGSLGQLMEMVPGLSSLARRLPEGVDEKQLKKVEAIVLSMTKEERQRPEMIDGSRRRRIAQGSGTTPQDVNQLLNQFRQVQKLMRQMDSGKAKRLLSGLK, from the coding sequence ATGTTTGAGCTTTTGTCTGAGAAGATAGGGGCCGTTTTCAAGAAGCTGAGCGGTAAGGGGGGGCTCACTGAGAAGGATGTGGATGAAGCGCTACGGCAGGTAAGACTGGCGCTTTTGGAGGCAGATGTTAACCTGAAGGTGGTGAAGGAGTTCACTGCCAAAGTGAGGGAGCGTGTGCTTACCAGCCAGGTCCTACAGAGCTTGTCTCCAACGCAGCAAGTGGTGAAGATCGTTCATGAAGAGCTTACGGCTATCCTTGGTGGAGGACAGAGCACACTGACCACAGCAGGCCATCCTCCCTCTGTTTTGATGCTGGTGGGGCTTCAGGGCAGTGGTAAAACTACCACGGCGGCAAAGCTGGGTCTGCATCTGAGGCACTCGGGGCAACGTCCTTTGCTGGTAGCTGCCGATACGCGCCGGCCAGCGGCCATAGATCAGTTGGTTATTCTGGGGAAGCAGCTTGACATCCCTGTCTATGCTGAGGACCAGAAGTCGGCCCCGCCGGATATCTGTGCCCACTCTATCCAGCGGGCTAAGGAACTGGCAGCTACCTGGCTGGTGGTAGATACCCAGGGCCGTCTCCATATCGATGAGGCGCTGATGGAGGAGTTGGTGGAGGTGAAGAAGGTGCTTCAGCCTTCTGAGATACTTTTGGTGGTTGATGCCATGACGGGTCAGGAGGCGGTACGAGTGGCTGAAGAATTCAACACCAAGGTGGGCCTGACCGGCTTGATACTCACCAAGATGGATGGTGATGCCAGAGGTGGCGCTGCTCTATCCATAAAATCAGTCACTGGAGTCCCCATCAAATTTATTGGAACGGGGGAGAAGGTTGATGCCCTGGAGCCTTTCTATCCCGATCGCATATCTTCTCGCATTCTGGGCATGGGGGATATGCTTACCCTGATCGAGAAAGCAGAGAAGGTAGTTGATGAGAAGTGGGCCAAGGATATGGAGAAGAAGCTGCGTACAGCCACCTTCACCCTGGAGGACTTTCTGAGTCAGCTACAGCAAGTCAAGAAGATAGGTTCACTGGGGCAGTTGATGGAGATGGTTCCCGGGCTTTCCTCCCTGGCCCGCCGGTTGCCCGAGGGAGTTGATGAGAAACAGCTGAAGAAAGTGGAAGCGATAGTACTCTCTATGACGAAGGAAGAGCGCCAGCGCCCTGAGATGATAGATGGCAGCCGAAGGAGACGTATTGCTCAAGGCAGTGGGACCACTCCCCAGGATGTAAACCAGCTCCTCAATCAATTCCGTCAGGTACAGAAGCTGATGAGGCAAATGGATTCTGGTAAGGCCAAGAGGTTGCTCTCGGGGTTGAAGTAA
- the kdpA gene encoding potassium-transporting ATPase subunit KdpA, translating to MTTLTWLQLGLYLVVLLLLVKPLGAYMARVYAGERTFFGRIVGPIERLIYRIVGMRPDEEMDWKTYAIAMLLFSLIGLLALYGLQRLQSVLPLNPQHLGAVKPDLAFNTAASFVTNTNWQSYSGETTMSYLTQMLGLTVQNFVSAAIGMAVLMVVIRGFVRHSTKMLGNFWVDMTRGILYILLPLSFMLALVLVSQGVVQTLSGAHEVAVLQSTDNVSSQSVGGQILALGPAASQVAIKMLGTNGGGFFNVNSAHPFENPTPLSNFLEVLAILLIPAALCYTFGKVVGDTRKGWAILAAMTIIFVACLAVTAWAEQRGNPTFTELGVDQKASDLQSGGNMEGKEVRFGIGNSALWATATTSASNGSVNSVLDSYTPLGGLVPMWLMQLGEVVYGGVGSGLYGMLAFVIIAVFVAGLMIGRTPEYLGKKIGSYEMKMASLMVLIPILLVLLGTAIAVSISAGRAAVYNPGVHGFSEVLYAFSSAGNNNGSAFAGLGTNTPFYNIALGFAMLIGRYWLAIAALAIAGSLVGEKKVPSTSGTLPTHGPLFIAWLIAVVIIVGALSFLPALSLGPLVEHLMLR from the coding sequence ATGACGACTCTCACGTGGCTTCAACTCGGGCTGTATCTAGTTGTTCTGCTGTTGCTCGTTAAGCCACTGGGAGCTTATATGGCGCGCGTCTATGCGGGTGAACGCACGTTCTTTGGCCGTATTGTCGGACCTATCGAGCGCCTCATCTATCGTATCGTAGGTATGCGCCCTGATGAAGAGATGGACTGGAAGACTTATGCCATTGCCATGCTGCTCTTCAGTCTAATAGGGCTGCTGGCGCTCTACGGTCTGCAGCGTCTTCAGTCTGTCCTGCCGCTCAACCCCCAGCATTTGGGGGCCGTTAAACCTGATCTGGCCTTCAACACTGCGGCCAGCTTCGTCACCAACACCAACTGGCAGAGTTACAGCGGCGAGACCACTATGAGCTATTTGACCCAGATGCTTGGGCTTACGGTGCAAAACTTTGTCTCTGCAGCTATAGGCATGGCGGTACTGATGGTGGTGATACGTGGCTTCGTGAGGCACTCCACCAAGATGTTAGGCAATTTTTGGGTTGACATGACTCGAGGCATTTTGTACATCCTGCTGCCTCTCTCGTTTATGCTGGCACTGGTCTTGGTATCGCAGGGTGTGGTGCAGACATTAAGTGGCGCCCACGAAGTGGCAGTTCTACAGTCGACCGACAACGTCAGCAGCCAGAGCGTTGGTGGGCAGATCCTGGCGCTGGGCCCGGCTGCTTCTCAGGTTGCCATTAAGATGCTCGGAACGAACGGTGGCGGCTTCTTCAACGTTAACTCGGCGCATCCCTTTGAAAACCCTACCCCCCTCTCGAACTTCCTGGAGGTGCTGGCAATCCTGCTCATCCCTGCTGCGCTGTGCTATACCTTCGGCAAGGTGGTGGGCGATACACGCAAAGGCTGGGCGATACTGGCCGCCATGACCATTATCTTCGTAGCCTGCTTGGCCGTAACTGCCTGGGCAGAACAGCGCGGTAATCCGACTTTCACCGAACTTGGCGTGGACCAGAAGGCCAGCGACCTGCAGTCCGGTGGCAATATGGAGGGCAAGGAGGTGCGCTTCGGAATCGGCAACTCAGCCTTGTGGGCTACCGCTACCACCTCGGCGTCAAACGGCTCGGTGAACTCCGTGCTTGACTCATATACACCGCTCGGTGGCTTAGTGCCAATGTGGCTTATGCAACTGGGAGAAGTGGTGTACGGCGGCGTGGGCTCCGGTCTCTACGGCATGTTGGCTTTTGTCATCATTGCGGTGTTTGTAGCGGGGCTGATGATCGGGCGTACTCCCGAATACCTGGGCAAGAAGATCGGCTCCTACGAGATGAAGATGGCTTCTCTCATGGTCCTCATCCCGATACTGCTCGTGTTACTCGGCACGGCAATTGCCGTGTCCATATCTGCGGGTAGGGCGGCGGTGTATAATCCTGGTGTACATGGCTTCAGTGAGGTGCTCTACGCCTTTTCTTCAGCAGGCAACAACAACGGCAGTGCCTTCGCCGGTCTCGGGACGAATACGCCCTTCTACAATATCGCCCTTGGCTTCGCCATGCTCATCGGCCGGTACTGGCTGGCCATTGCAGCGCTGGCAATAGCCGGTTCGCTGGTGGGGGAGAAGAAGGTGCCCTCTACCTCTGGCACGCTCCCCACACACGGGCCGCTATTCATCGCCTGGCTTATCGCGGTGGTCATCATTGTGGGTGCCCTGAGCTTCTTGCCTGCCCTGTCTCTGGGACCTCTGGTAGAACACCTGATGTTGAGGTAA
- a CDS encoding YbaN family protein: MKRDDEKPRHGKLARGILVVAGTLFLGLGILGVFLPLLPTTPFLLLAAACYLRSSQRFYNWLLGNRLLGSYIKNYLEGKGMPLRAKIFSISLLWITIGYSVIFVVEALPIRVVLALVAIGVTTHILHIRTFK, encoded by the coding sequence ATGAAAAGGGATGACGAAAAGCCAAGACACGGGAAACTGGCCAGAGGGATATTGGTTGTCGCTGGAACCCTCTTCTTAGGTCTCGGAATCCTGGGGGTATTTTTGCCCCTGCTGCCTACCACCCCTTTTCTCCTGCTCGCTGCCGCCTGCTATCTCAGAAGCTCACAGAGGTTTTACAATTGGCTCTTGGGCAACAGGTTGTTGGGGAGCTACATTAAGAACTATCTGGAAGGAAAGGGAATGCCCCTAAGAGCAAAGATTTTCTCTATTTCTCTCCTGTGGATAACCATAGGATATTCAGTCATTTTCGTGGTTGAGGCTCTCCCAATCAGAGTCGTTTTGGCCCTAGTAGCCATCGGCGTCACCACCCATATCCTCCACATCCGAACATTCAAGTGA
- a CDS encoding sensor histidine kinase KdpD — MAKDDFRPNPDELLAQVKAEEEQKKRGKLKIFLGYCAGVGKTYAMLEAARQRKRELDVVVAYVETHGRPETEALLEGLEIVPRRGVEYHGVKLYEMDLDAVLVRRPRLALVDELAHTNAPDSRHTKRYQDVEELIEAGIDVYTTLNVQHIESLRNVVMQVTGSWMRETVPDSVIDKATEIELVDLPPDELLKRLKEGKVYVPDEVARATAGFFREGNLIALRDLTMRTAAGRVDEQMRAYMQIHAIRGPWPTGERLLVCISPSPLGARLVRTARRLAFQLNAEWFAIYVETPDDVRLSPEQRDRLTDALRLAERMGAKTVTVQGESVAVAVTEYATKSNITKIVVGKPQNRWRKLLGRAVVDQIIRRSEHVDVLVATAEEEPLKQDKAPTGRAFGSWRGYLQALLLVTVASLLGELVHQFFDPTNIIMIYLVCVVITAILWGFGPSILVCIVSVLAWDFFFVSPNLTFAVADTQYVFTFITLLVVGLILSYLTIRIRQQTAAAQRRESETATLYALSRKLTVAIGLEATLRAIISGAKETFGHDVVVFLSDAQNKGTLKPHVENPEVTVAENDVAAAFWSFQHQKIVGHGTDTLPNAKAQYLPLGTARGPVGVMALWVTDAASRFTIQQTRLLEAFADLAAVAIERTQLAEEVRNTEILQATEKLQTALLNSISHDLRTPLVSVIGVLSSLQEEGIGLDDTARRNLIQVAREEAERLNHLITNLLDVTRIEAGAMRVSRQPSDVEDMIGAALQQLGSRSDNRPIKTDIPAELPFVSVDFGLIVQVLANILDNALKYSPPGSSVEISGRQAAQQVEIEVADRGVGIPPEDLLRVFDKFYRVQRPDNVAGTGLGLAICKGVAEAHGGHITAGNRPGGGTIIKLTLPVAEATPEDRGQRI; from the coding sequence ATGGCCAAAGACGATTTTCGCCCCAACCCCGATGAATTGCTGGCACAAGTCAAGGCCGAGGAAGAACAGAAAAAGCGCGGCAAGCTAAAAATCTTTCTCGGCTATTGTGCCGGTGTCGGGAAGACTTATGCCATGTTGGAGGCGGCCCGCCAGCGGAAAAGGGAGCTGGATGTTGTCGTCGCGTATGTGGAAACGCACGGTCGTCCTGAAACCGAGGCTCTTCTCGAAGGGCTGGAGATTGTTCCTCGCAGAGGGGTGGAATATCACGGTGTGAAATTATACGAGATGGACCTGGACGCAGTGCTGGTACGGCGACCTCGTCTGGCATTGGTAGATGAACTCGCGCACACAAATGCCCCGGACTCACGCCACACCAAGCGTTATCAGGATGTGGAAGAGCTCATAGAGGCTGGCATTGATGTCTACACAACGCTCAATGTGCAGCACATAGAGAGTCTGCGGAACGTGGTGATGCAAGTCACCGGTAGCTGGATGCGTGAAACGGTGCCCGACAGTGTGATTGATAAGGCGACAGAGATCGAGCTGGTTGATCTGCCTCCGGATGAGTTGTTAAAGCGACTCAAGGAAGGCAAGGTTTATGTTCCCGATGAAGTAGCACGTGCCACCGCGGGCTTCTTCCGGGAGGGTAATCTCATCGCCTTACGTGATTTAACTATGCGGACTGCCGCAGGACGTGTCGATGAACAAATGCGGGCTTACATGCAGATCCATGCCATCCGCGGCCCCTGGCCCACTGGGGAACGCCTTCTGGTGTGTATAAGCCCCAGCCCTCTAGGCGCTCGCCTGGTGCGTACTGCTCGCAGGCTGGCTTTCCAATTGAATGCCGAATGGTTTGCCATCTATGTTGAGACACCTGATGATGTTCGGCTATCTCCTGAACAACGCGACCGACTAACGGATGCGTTGCGATTGGCGGAGCGTATGGGAGCCAAGACTGTAACTGTCCAAGGGGAATCTGTTGCTGTGGCTGTGACAGAGTACGCCACTAAGAGCAACATCACCAAGATAGTGGTGGGCAAACCGCAAAACCGCTGGCGGAAACTGTTGGGCAGAGCCGTGGTGGATCAAATCATTCGCCGAAGCGAGCATGTTGATGTCTTAGTGGCTACCGCCGAGGAGGAGCCTCTGAAGCAAGATAAAGCGCCGACTGGACGGGCATTCGGCAGTTGGCGAGGCTACCTGCAGGCTTTGCTGTTAGTGACAGTGGCTAGCTTGCTGGGTGAACTGGTACACCAGTTCTTTGATCCTACTAACATAATAATGATCTACTTGGTATGTGTTGTTATCACAGCTATTCTCTGGGGGTTTGGGCCATCCATCCTGGTCTGCATTGTGAGTGTGCTGGCCTGGGATTTCTTTTTTGTCTCACCGAATCTGACTTTTGCGGTAGCTGATACGCAGTATGTCTTTACATTTATTACATTGCTTGTGGTTGGCCTGATACTTAGCTATCTGACAATACGGATTCGTCAGCAAACTGCGGCAGCACAGCGTCGCGAATCCGAAACAGCTACTCTGTATGCTCTAAGCCGAAAACTGACTGTTGCCATCGGGCTGGAGGCTACCCTCCGCGCTATTATCAGTGGTGCAAAGGAGACGTTTGGGCATGATGTCGTAGTCTTCTTGTCTGACGCTCAGAATAAGGGAACACTCAAGCCACATGTAGAGAATCCTGAGGTCACCGTTGCTGAAAATGATGTCGCGGCGGCATTCTGGTCTTTTCAGCACCAAAAGATAGTGGGGCATGGCACCGATACACTCCCCAATGCTAAGGCACAATACTTACCTCTGGGTACAGCCAGAGGACCGGTGGGAGTAATGGCTCTATGGGTAACTGATGCTGCCAGTCGGTTCACCATCCAACAAACGCGGCTCTTGGAGGCTTTTGCCGACCTTGCAGCAGTGGCCATTGAGCGCACTCAATTGGCCGAGGAGGTGCGTAATACCGAGATTTTGCAGGCCACAGAGAAACTGCAGACTGCCCTTCTCAATTCGATCTCGCACGACTTGCGCACTCCACTGGTGTCTGTCATCGGCGTCCTGAGCAGTCTACAGGAAGAAGGCATAGGTCTGGACGACACCGCCAGGAGGAATCTAATCCAGGTGGCCCGTGAGGAAGCAGAAAGGCTGAACCACTTGATAACCAACCTCCTTGATGTGACCAGGATTGAGGCCGGTGCGATGAGAGTATCCAGACAACCCTCCGATGTGGAGGACATGATCGGCGCAGCTTTGCAACAGTTGGGTAGCCGCTCCGACAACCGTCCGATCAAAACAGACATCCCTGCAGAGCTGCCTTTCGTGTCTGTGGACTTTGGTCTTATTGTACAGGTGCTTGCCAATATTCTGGATAATGCCCTTAAGTATTCGCCACCGGGCTCATCTGTTGAAATCAGTGGGCGGCAGGCTGCCCAGCAGGTTGAGATCGAGGTGGCAGATCGCGGAGTTGGTATCCCTCCAGAAGACTTGCTGCGCGTTTTCGACAAGTTCTATCGTGTGCAGCGTCCGGATAATGTGGCTGGCACCGGATTAGGGTTGGCTATCTGCAAAGGAGTTGCTGAGGCGCATGGTGGTCATATCACAGCCGGGAACCGTCCGGGCGGTGGTACGATTATCAAGCTGACACTGCCGGTGGCTGAGGCTACTCCGGAGGACAGGGGGCAGAGGATATGA
- a CDS encoding response regulator gives MSGDRLRVLVVDDEEPIRRFLRVALTSQGYTVFEAASGQEAASDAVTHKPDVIILDLGLPDIDGVEVTRLLRQWTQIPIIILSVRGSESDKIAALDAGADDYLIKPFGVGELLARLRAALRHATQPTGESAFTNGDLRIDLSRRLVTVADREVQLTPTEYNMLRVLVTHAGKVLTHHQLLREVWGAGYEQEFHILHVNISNLRRKIEPDPARPQFIITEPGVGYRLRTT, from the coding sequence ATGAGCGGGGATAGATTACGCGTGCTGGTAGTTGATGATGAAGAGCCTATCCGGCGGTTCCTGCGTGTCGCACTGACATCTCAGGGCTACACGGTTTTTGAAGCCGCCTCCGGTCAGGAAGCGGCTTCGGATGCTGTTACTCACAAGCCAGACGTGATCATTCTCGACTTGGGCTTACCAGATATCGATGGTGTTGAAGTCACTCGCCTGCTGCGCCAGTGGACGCAGATTCCAATCATTATACTGTCCGTTCGAGGCTCAGAAAGTGACAAGATTGCTGCCCTTGATGCCGGGGCAGATGATTATCTGATCAAGCCATTCGGTGTGGGTGAATTGCTGGCTCGGCTGCGAGCCGCCTTGCGCCATGCGACTCAACCCACAGGTGAATCAGCCTTCACGAACGGTGACCTAAGAATTGACCTATCACGACGGCTAGTGACAGTGGCAGACCGTGAGGTACAGTTGACGCCTACTGAGTATAATATGCTTCGAGTGCTTGTAACTCACGCAGGAAAAGTATTGACCCATCATCAACTGCTGCGTGAAGTGTGGGGAGCAGGCTACGAGCAGGAGTTCCACATCTTACATGTGAACATCAGCAATCTGCGCCGCAAAATCGAGCCCGACCCGGCGCGCCCGCAGTTCATTATTACCGAGCCTGGAGTAGGCTATCGCCTGAGGACCACCTGA
- the kdpC gene encoding potassium-transporting ATPase subunit KdpC codes for MRRQLRYAVVFLVLLTVLTGAIYPLVVTGLAQAFFHHQANGSLITENGTAVGSELIGQPFSDPRYFWGRLSATTPPYDASASSGSNYGPSNPALQEAIQARIDVLKAADPENDQPIPVDLVTFSASGLDPHISPAAALYQVPRVARYRGLSEEQVYALVARSTEGRQFHIFGEPRVNVLKLNLALDEVK; via the coding sequence ATGCGTCGTCAACTTCGATATGCCGTAGTATTCCTGGTACTGCTCACTGTGCTCACTGGAGCTATCTATCCCCTGGTCGTGACCGGTCTTGCGCAAGCCTTTTTTCATCATCAGGCCAATGGAAGCCTGATTACGGAAAATGGAACGGCTGTCGGCTCTGAACTCATAGGCCAGCCGTTCAGTGATCCCCGCTATTTCTGGGGACGGCTCTCAGCAACAACGCCCCCCTATGATGCCTCGGCCTCCTCCGGCTCCAACTACGGACCATCGAACCCGGCACTGCAAGAAGCGATTCAAGCGCGGATAGATGTGCTGAAGGCAGCGGACCCAGAGAACGACCAACCCATTCCCGTGGACCTGGTGACCTTCTCAGCAAGCGGCCTTGACCCACACATCAGCCCAGCCGCGGCGCTGTATCAGGTTCCTCGTGTAGCGCGATACCGCGGATTAAGCGAGGAGCAAGTCTATGCACTTGTAGCTCGTTCTACCGAAGGCCGTCAGTTCCACATCTTCGGAGAGCCGCGAGTAAATGTCTTGAAGCTCAATCTGGCATTGGACGAAGTGAAATAG